In the genome of Blastocatellia bacterium, the window CTCGTTGTCGCCCTGTGTTTGTCGGGCTGGGCGTCCGTTTGGGCCGGGCAGCAGGGGCGCTTGAGTGAGCGCGCGACGCAGGCCGAACCGTCGCGGGATCCAATGACACCGGCGACCTTTGCCGGGTTGAGGCTCCGCTCCATCGGTCCGGCTCTCACCTCCGGACGGGTGGCCGCGCTGGCAGTTGATCCCACCAACCGCAAGCGGTATTACGTGGCAGCGGCCTCCGGAGGCGTATGGAAAACCGTCAATGCCGGAACGACGTTCACGCCCGTGTTCGATAACGAAGGCTCTTACTCGATCGGTGCCATCGCTCTCGATCCCAAAAATCCAGCGACGGTCTGGGTCGGCACCGGGGAGAATAACAGCCAGCGGAGCGTCTCCTATGGTGATGGCGTCTATCGCTCGGACGACGGCGGGCGCAGTTGGCGCAACATGGGCTTGAAGAAATCCGAACACATCGGTCGGATCGTGATTGATCCCCGCGATTCTCAAGTGGTCTATGTGGCAGCTCAGGGACCGCTGTGGTCGCCGGGCGGCGATCGCGGTCTGTTCAAAACGACCGATGGGGGGAAGACGTGGAAGAACATCCTCTCGATCAGCGAGAACACCGGCGTGACCGATGTCGTGCTGGATCCGAGGGACCCCGACGTGATCTATGCCGCCGCCTATCAACGCCGCCGTCACGTCTGGACGATGATCAATGGCGGACCCGAAAGCGCCCTTTACAAATCCACCGACGGCGGGGCCACCTGGACGAAACTGCGCGCCGGTCTCCCCACCGTTGATCTGGGGCGCATCGGGCTGGCGATCTCGCCGGTCAATCCCGATGTGATCTACGCCACGATTGAAGCCGCCAACCGACAGGGCGGGATCTTCCGCTCAACGGATCGGGGCGCGACCTGGCAGCGGATGAATTCCTACGACAACCAGGCGTTCTACTACGGGCAGATCATCGCCGACCCCAAGGACGTTGATCGCATCTACGTCATGGGCGTTCAAATTCAGGTCTCCGATGACGGGGGACGAACGCTGCGGCCGCTCAACAGCCGGTTCAAGCACGTGGATAATCACGCCATGTGGATTGATCCCAATGATCCGGAGTACTATCTCGTCGGCTGCGATGGCGGTATTTATGAGAGTTTTGATCGCGGCGAGACCTGGCATTTCAAAGCTAATCTGCCGATCACGCAGTTTTATGCCGTAGCCGTTGATAACTCGTCGCCCTTTTACTACGTTTACGGGGGCACGCAGGATAATTTCAGCCTCGGCGGTCCATCGCGCACCCGCAGCCTGTCGGGCATCACCAATGCCGACTGGTTCGTCACCAATGGAGGCGATGGCTTTCGCTCGCATATTGATCCGGTTGATCCCAATATCGTCTACGCCGAGAGTCAAAATGGCGGACTCGTGCGGTTTGATCGGCGCACGGGTGAGCGAGTGAGCATCCGCCCGCTGGTCGGTAAAGGTCAACCGGCGCTGCGAACCAACTGGGACACGCCGTTTCTCATCAGCGCCCATTCGCACACGCGGCTCTACTATGCCGCCAATATTCTCTTTCGCAGCGACAATCAAGGCGACGACTGGAAAGCCATCAGCGGTGATCTCACCCGGCAACTGGATCGGGATCAACTGCCCGTGATGGGGCGCATCTGGGGACCGGAGGC includes:
- a CDS encoding glycosyl hydrolase; the encoded protein is MREHIQRIIFIVLVVALCLSGWASVWAGQQGRLSERATQAEPSRDPMTPATFAGLRLRSIGPALTSGRVAALAVDPTNRKRYYVAAASGGVWKTVNAGTTFTPVFDNEGSYSIGAIALDPKNPATVWVGTGENNSQRSVSYGDGVYRSDDGGRSWRNMGLKKSEHIGRIVIDPRDSQVVYVAAQGPLWSPGGDRGLFKTTDGGKTWKNILSISENTGVTDVVLDPRDPDVIYAAAYQRRRHVWTMINGGPESALYKSTDGGATWTKLRAGLPTVDLGRIGLAISPVNPDVIYATIEAANRQGGIFRSTDRGATWQRMNSYDNQAFYYGQIIADPKDVDRIYVMGVQIQVSDDGGRTLRPLNSRFKHVDNHAMWIDPNDPEYYLVGCDGGIYESFDRGETWHFKANLPITQFYAVAVDNSSPFYYVYGGTQDNFSLGGPSRTRSLSGITNADWFVTNGGDGFRSHIDPVDPNIVYAESQNGGLVRFDRRTGERVSIRPLVGKGQPALRTNWDTPFLISAHSHTRLYYAANILFRSDNQGDDWKAISGDLTRQLDRDQLPVMGRIWGPEAVAKHMGTAPYGNASALAESPKKDGLIYVGTDDGLIQVTENGGQTWRRIEKFPGVPEMTYVSRLLASQHDTNTVYAAFDNHWNGDFSPYLLKSTDAGRTWTSITGNLPANGPVLAIAEDHVNPNLLFVGTEFGLFFTIDGGQKWVQLKGGMPTIAVRDLAIQKRENDLVVATFGRGIYILDDYTPLRHLKPEMLAEEAVLFPVKDALMYVQSQPLGGRGKAFQGDSFFTAENPPYGAVFTYYLRDTLKTRRQRRQEAEREAIRRGESIRYPSREELKQEEEEEPPAIILTITDSEGRVVRRLTGPTTSGFHRVSWDLRYPPPTLAAPPAGEEAAFAPTPSGPLVMPGRYTVSLAKRVEGVLTPLSKPQTFTVTVEGAENMTAADRAALAEFQQKLVRLQRAVTGASETAASLRTRLEQLKRALLEAPADTRRLVDEVTAALKRTDEVLTALRGDRLAGETAPPSITARVTSIVNRHRMAAARPTQTQLEQYRILVEEFTPVLAKLRTLVETDLQRLERAAEEAGAPWTPGRLPLWEDR